From the Solanum stenotomum isolate F172 chromosome 4, ASM1918654v1, whole genome shotgun sequence genome, one window contains:
- the LOC125863151 gene encoding eukaryotic initiation factor 4A-2 isoform X2, whose translation MAAEGSQFDARQFDAKMTELLGTEQQEFFTSYDEVHDSFDAMGLQENLLRGIYAYGFEKPSAIQQRGIVPFCKGLDVIQQAQSGTGKTATFCSGILQQLDYSLVECQALVLAPTRELAQQIEKVMRALGDYLGVKVHACVGGTSVREDQRILQSGVHVVVGTPGRVFDMLRRQSLRPDHIKMFVLDEADEMLSRGFKDQIYDIFQLLPPKIQVGVFSATMPPEALEITRKFMNKPVRILVKRDELTLEGIKQFYVNVDKEEWKLETLCDLYETLAITQSVIFVNTRRKVDWLTDKMRGRDHTVSATHGDMDQNTRDIIMREFRSGSSRVLITTDLLARGIDVQQVSLVINYDLPTQPENYLHRIGRSGRFGRKGVAINFVTKDDERMLFDIQKFYNVVIEELPANVADLL comes from the exons ATGGCAGCAGAAGGTTCTCAGTTTGATGCTCGTCAATTCGATGCGAAAATGACAGAGCT GCTTGGTACTGAACAACAGGAATTCTTCACATCATATGATGAGGTTCACGACAGTTTTGATGCCATGGGTTTGCAAGAAAATCTGCTGAGGGGCATCTATGCGTATG GTTTTGAGAAGCCATCTGCTATTCAGCAAAGGGGcattgttcctttttgcaaggGCCTTGATGTTATCCAGCAGGCACAGTCTGGTACTGGAAAGACGGCAACTTTCTGCTCTGGAATTCTCCAGCAGCTTGATTACAGTTTAGTTGAGTGTCAGGCTCTGGTTCTTGCACCAACCCGCGAGCTTGCACAACAGATTGAGAAGGTTATGAGAGCACTTGGTGACTACCTCGGTGTGAAGGTTCATGCTTGTGTTGGCGGTACCAGTGTCCGTGAGGATCAGCGCATCCTTCAGAGCGGTGTTCATGTTGTGGTTGGTACTCCAGGCCGTGTCTTTGACATGTTGCGCAGGCAGTCTCTTCGCCCCGACCACATCAAGATGTTTGTTTTGGATGAAGCTGACGAAATGCTCTCTAGAGGTTTCAAGGATCAG atttatgatatattccAGCTTTTGCCACCAAAAATCCAAGTGGGTGTTTTCTCTGCCACTATGCCACCAGAGGCTCTTGAGATTACTAGAAAGTTCATGAACAAGCCCGTGAGAATTCTCGTGAAGCGTGATGAGCTCACTCTTGAAGGTATTAAGCAATTTTATGTCAATGTCGATAAGGAAGAGTGGAAGCTCGAAACACTTTGTGATCTTTACGAGACCTTGGCCATCACCCAGAGCGTCATCTTTGTTAACACTAGGCGAAAGGTTGACTGGCTCACTGATAAAATGCGTGGCCGTGATCACACAGTATCTGCAACTCACGGAGACATGGATCAGAACACAAGAGATATCATTATGAGGGAGTTCCGATCTGGCTCATCTCGTGTGCTTATCACAACCGATCTCCTTGCTCGTGGTATTGATGTCCAACAAGTCTCTCTTGTTATTAACTACGACCTGCCAACTCAACCAGAAAACTACCTGCATCGTATTGGTCGTAGTGGACGATTTGGAAGGAAGGGTGTTGCTATCAACTTTGTCACCAAGGATGACGAAAGGATGCTTTTTGACATACAGAAGTTTTACAACGTCGTAATTGAGGAGCTCCCAGCCAATGTTGCTGATCTCCTTTAA